Proteins encoded by one window of Pseudomonas sp. PSKL.D1:
- the rlmD gene encoding 23S rRNA (uracil(1939)-C(5))-methyltransferase RlmD has product MSRKKSNSGLRFQPAGGNRTPQVPVGKKQRLEIERLAGDGRGIAFHEARTWFVSGALAGEAVEARVLNARGKVVEARLERVLQASPERREAPCRYYDRCGGCNLQHLPHEGQLALKQRTLAEQLQRVAGVQPEQWAAALSGPEFGYRRRARVAVRWDVKARQLEVGFRAEASQDIVAIDECAVLVQPLQSIMRHLPTVLRSLAKPQAIGHVELFSGTAEAVLVRHVAPLPDDDLMRLQAFCDEAKAQLWLQGEGEPAPVNADAKLGFALEPWQLELAWRPGDFVQVNAQVNTAMIEQALAWLAPQADERVLDLFCGLGNFALPLARQAREVVAVEGVQAMVDRAAANARNNNVHNARFFQADLSQPLAGAEWAAEGFSAVLLDPPRDGAYEVVLHIARLKARRLVYVSCNPATLARDAQVLVGQGYRLKRAGILDMFPQTAHVEAMALFEAG; this is encoded by the coding sequence ATGTCCAGAAAGAAAAGCAACAGCGGCCTGCGCTTTCAGCCGGCCGGCGGCAACCGCACGCCCCAGGTCCCCGTGGGCAAAAAACAGCGCCTGGAAATCGAGCGCCTGGCCGGTGACGGCCGTGGCATTGCCTTCCATGAAGCGCGTACCTGGTTTGTCAGCGGTGCGCTGGCTGGCGAAGCGGTCGAGGCGCGCGTACTCAATGCCCGCGGCAAGGTCGTGGAGGCGCGCCTGGAGCGCGTGCTGCAGGCCAGCCCCGAGCGCCGCGAGGCGCCTTGCCGGTATTACGACCGCTGCGGCGGCTGCAACCTGCAGCATCTGCCTCACGAGGGCCAGCTGGCGCTCAAGCAGCGCACCCTGGCCGAACAGCTTCAGCGCGTTGCTGGCGTGCAACCCGAGCAGTGGGCGGCTGCGCTGAGCGGGCCGGAATTTGGTTACCGGCGCCGGGCCCGCGTGGCGGTGCGCTGGGATGTGAAGGCGCGTCAGCTGGAGGTGGGCTTCCGGGCCGAGGCCAGCCAGGACATCGTCGCCATCGATGAGTGCGCGGTGCTGGTACAGCCTTTGCAGTCCATTATGCGCCACTTGCCAACCGTGCTGCGTTCGCTGGCCAAGCCTCAGGCCATTGGCCATGTGGAATTGTTCAGCGGTACTGCCGAGGCGGTGCTGGTGCGCCACGTTGCACCGTTGCCGGACGATGACCTGATGCGTTTGCAGGCGTTTTGCGATGAAGCCAAGGCTCAGCTCTGGCTGCAAGGCGAGGGCGAGCCGGCGCCGGTGAATGCCGACGCGAAACTCGGCTTCGCCCTGGAACCCTGGCAGCTTGAACTGGCCTGGCGCCCGGGCGACTTTGTGCAGGTCAATGCCCAGGTCAACACGGCGATGATCGAGCAGGCGCTGGCCTGGCTTGCACCGCAGGCCGACGAGCGCGTGCTGGACCTGTTCTGCGGCCTGGGCAACTTTGCCTTGCCGCTGGCCCGGCAGGCGCGTGAGGTGGTGGCGGTGGAAGGTGTGCAGGCCATGGTCGATCGGGCCGCGGCCAATGCCCGGAACAACAATGTGCATAACGCACGGTTTTTTCAGGCCGATTTATCGCAGCCTTTGGCAGGCGCCGAGTGGGCCGCCGAGGGCTTTTCTGCGGTACTCTTGGATCCACCGCGCGACGGTGCCTACGAGGTGGTGCTACATATCGCACGCCTGAAGGCCAGGCGGCTGGTCTATGTATCGTGCAACCCGGCCACGCTGGCGCGAGACGCCCAAGTGCTGGTCGGCCAGGGGTACCGGTTAAAAAGGGCCGGGATTCTCGACATGTTTCCTCAAACGGCGCATGTCGAGGCCATGGCGTTATTCGAAGCGGGCTAG
- the relA gene encoding GTP diphosphokinase, whose product MVQVRVHQPVNTDGSINLEAWLDHVVSVDSALDRVALKDACEFAQEIEKKGNPAKHSWADGTSSFQAGLEIAEILADLKLDQDSLVAAVIYRSVREGKVTLAEVGQRFGPVVSKLIDGVLRMAAISASLSPRQSLVLGSQAQVENLRKMLVAMVDDVRVALIKLAERTCAIRAVKSADDEKRLRVAREVFDIYAPLAHRLGIGHIKWELEDLSFRYLEPDQYKQIAKLLHERRLDRERFISDVMNQLQNELLATGVNADISGRAKHIYSIWRKMQRKGLEFSQIYDVRAVRVLVPEVRDCYTALGIVHTLWRHIPKEFDDYIANPKENGYRSLHTAVIGPEGKVLEVQIRTHGMHEEAELGVCAHWRYKGTDVKPSSNHYEEKISWLRQVLEWHEELGDIGGLAEQLRVDIEPDRVYVFTPDGHAIDLPKGATPLDFAYRVHTEIGHNCRGAKINGRIVPLNYSLQTGEQVEIITSKHGNPSRDWLNSNLGYVTTSRARAKIVHWFKLQARDQNVAAGKTLLERELSRLGLPQVDFERLAEKTNVKTAEDMFASLGAGDLRLAHLVNAAQQLLEPERIEQIELTPRKPTGPRTGKRGDIQIQGVGNLLTQMAGCCQPLPGDAIVGYITQGRGVSIHRQDCASVLQLSGREPERMIQVSWGPIPVQTYPVDIVIRAYDRPGLLRDVSQVLLNEKINVLAVNTRSNKEDNTALMSLTIEIPGLDALGRLLGRISQLPNIIETRRNRTP is encoded by the coding sequence ATGGTACAGGTGAGAGTGCACCAGCCGGTCAACACCGACGGCAGTATCAATCTCGAAGCATGGCTGGATCATGTGGTGAGCGTCGACTCGGCACTGGATCGTGTGGCGCTCAAGGATGCCTGCGAGTTCGCCCAGGAGATCGAGAAAAAGGGCAACCCGGCCAAGCATTCCTGGGCGGACGGTACGTCCAGCTTCCAGGCAGGCCTGGAAATCGCCGAAATCCTCGCCGACCTCAAGCTGGACCAGGACTCGCTGGTAGCGGCGGTCATCTACCGCTCGGTACGCGAAGGCAAGGTGACCTTGGCTGAAGTCGGCCAGCGTTTTGGCCCGGTGGTGTCCAAGCTCATCGACGGCGTGCTGCGCATGGCCGCCATCAGCGCCAGCCTCAGCCCTCGCCAGTCGCTGGTGCTGGGTTCCCAGGCGCAGGTCGAGAACCTGCGCAAGATGCTCGTGGCCATGGTCGACGACGTACGCGTGGCGCTGATCAAGCTGGCCGAGCGTACCTGCGCGATCCGTGCGGTCAAGTCCGCCGATGACGAAAAGCGCCTGCGGGTAGCCCGCGAGGTGTTTGATATCTATGCGCCACTGGCGCACCGCCTGGGCATCGGCCATATCAAGTGGGAGCTGGAAGACCTGTCCTTCCGCTACCTGGAACCTGACCAGTACAAGCAAATCGCCAAGCTGTTGCATGAGCGACGGCTGGACCGTGAGCGCTTCATCAGCGACGTGATGAACCAGCTGCAGAACGAGCTGTTGGCCACCGGGGTGAATGCCGACATCAGTGGCCGGGCAAAACATATTTATTCGATCTGGCGCAAAATGCAGCGCAAAGGCCTGGAATTCAGCCAGATCTACGACGTGCGCGCCGTGCGCGTGCTGGTGCCGGAAGTGCGCGATTGCTACACCGCGCTGGGCATCGTGCATACCCTGTGGCGGCACATCCCCAAGGAATTCGACGACTACATCGCCAACCCCAAGGAAAACGGCTACCGCTCGCTGCACACCGCCGTGATCGGCCCCGAGGGCAAGGTGCTGGAAGTGCAGATCCGTACCCACGGCATGCACGAAGAAGCGGAGCTGGGCGTTTGCGCCCACTGGCGCTACAAGGGCACCGACGTCAAGCCCAGCTCCAACCATTACGAAGAAAAGATTTCCTGGCTGCGCCAGGTACTGGAATGGCACGAAGAGCTGGGCGACATCGGTGGCCTGGCCGAGCAGTTGCGGGTCGATATCGAGCCGGACCGGGTGTACGTATTCACCCCCGACGGCCACGCCATCGACCTGCCCAAGGGTGCCACGCCGCTGGACTTCGCCTACCGCGTGCATACCGAGATCGGCCACAACTGCCGTGGCGCCAAGATCAACGGGCGCATCGTGCCGCTCAACTACAGCCTGCAAACCGGCGAGCAGGTGGAGATCATCACCAGCAAGCACGGCAACCCGAGCCGCGACTGGCTGAACTCCAACCTGGGCTACGTTACCACTTCGCGGGCGCGGGCCAAGATCGTTCACTGGTTCAAGCTGCAGGCGCGTGACCAGAACGTGGCTGCAGGCAAGACCCTGCTGGAGCGTGAACTCAGCCGCCTGGGCCTGCCACAGGTGGACTTCGAGCGCCTGGCCGAAAAAACCAACGTCAAGACCGCCGAGGACATGTTCGCCTCGCTCGGCGCCGGCGACCTGCGCCTGGCGCACCTGGTCAACGCCGCGCAGCAACTGCTGGAGCCGGAGCGCATCGAGCAGATCGAGCTGACGCCGCGCAAGCCCACCGGCCCGCGTACCGGCAAGCGTGGCGACATCCAGATCCAGGGTGTGGGCAACTTGCTTACGCAGATGGCCGGTTGCTGCCAGCCGCTGCCGGGCGATGCCATCGTCGGTTACATCACGCAGGGCCGCGGCGTGAGCATTCACCGCCAGGACTGCGCCTCGGTGCTGCAGCTGTCGGGGCGTGAGCCGGAGCGCATGATCCAGGTGAGCTGGGGCCCGATCCCGGTGCAGACCTACCCGGTCGACATCGTCATCCGCGCCTACGACCGCCCGGGCCTGCTGCGCGACGTGTCGCAAGTGCTGCTGAACGAGAAGATCAACGTGCTGGCGGTGAATACTCGCTCGAACAAGGAAGACAACACCGCGCTGATGTCGCTGACCATCGAAATCCCGGGCCTGGATGCGCTGGGGCGCTTGCTGGGGCGGATTTCGCAGTTGCCGAACATCATCGAGACGCGGCGTAATCGAACGCCTTGA
- a CDS encoding response regulator, which produces MLDRLGIRSRVLLLALLPASLMALVLGSYFTWLQQDQLRTQLLQRGKMIAEQLAPLAAPAMARKGQAQLERIASQTLEQADVRAVGFLAPDRSPLAHAGPSMINQAPSGGTGNQVLERSGNDATRYLMPVFGHHRDLATDAVPAEAERLLGWVEIELSHDGTLLRGYRNLFTSLLLILGCLMLSVLLAMRMSRTINDPIARIKHAVNQLKDGHLEERLPAMGSHELDELARGINRMAETLHNAHEELQHSIDQATEDVRQNLETIEIQNIELDMARKEALEASRIKSEFLANMSHEIRTPLNGILGFTHLLQKSELTPRQLDYLNTIEKSADNLLGIINEILDFSKIEAGKLVLDSIPFNLRDLVQDTLTILAPAAHAKQLELLSLIYRDTPSSLVGDPLRLKQILTNLVSNAIKFTREGTIVVRAMLEDEHEDSAQLRISVQDTGIGLSPQDVRTLFQAFSQADNSLARQPGGTGLGLVISKRLIEQMGGEIGVDSTPGEGSQFWISLSLPKAHDDIEEQPLQPLLGRRAAIVDSHELARQALEHQLEDCGLSVSLFSSYEQLLQGVQAGFQAGMPFEFAVLGANLGNLTPEQLGHYHQQLERYHCLCVVLCPTTEQALYHPYLPNGHGQLLSKPTCTRKLRRLLLELVQPRRSQGEPALGHNGERQPKVLCVDDNAANLLLVQTLLEDLGAEVVAVDNGYAAVQVVQSEPFDLVLMDVQMPGMDGRACTEQIRLWEKSQSGSQLPIVALTAHAMANEKRSLLHSGMDDYLTKPISERQLAQVVMKWTGLSLGAPLERLDEQPVDGELPVLDPDEGLRLAAGKPDLAADMLAMLLASLDSDREAIRAARNAGDRGSLIEQVHRLNGASRYCGVPQLRAACQRSETLLKQEHPQAGQALDELDGAIGRLAAQARLSA; this is translated from the coding sequence GTGCTCGATCGTTTGGGAATCCGAAGCCGGGTACTGCTGCTGGCACTGTTGCCGGCCAGTTTGATGGCACTGGTGCTGGGCAGCTATTTCACCTGGCTGCAGCAAGATCAGTTGCGCACCCAGCTGTTGCAGCGCGGCAAGATGATCGCCGAGCAACTGGCCCCTCTGGCTGCCCCGGCCATGGCGCGCAAGGGCCAGGCGCAACTGGAACGGATTGCTTCGCAAACCCTGGAGCAGGCCGATGTGCGGGCGGTGGGTTTCCTCGCGCCTGATCGATCCCCCCTGGCCCACGCCGGCCCCAGCATGATCAACCAGGCGCCCAGCGGCGGCACCGGCAACCAGGTACTGGAGCGCTCGGGCAATGACGCCACCCGCTACCTGATGCCGGTATTCGGCCACCACCGCGACCTGGCCACCGATGCCGTGCCCGCCGAAGCCGAGCGCCTGCTGGGCTGGGTGGAGATCGAGCTGTCCCATGATGGCACCTTGCTGCGCGGCTACCGCAACCTGTTCACCAGCCTGCTGCTGATTCTCGGCTGCCTGATGCTCAGCGTGCTGCTGGCCATGCGCATGAGCCGCACCATCAACGACCCCATCGCGCGCATCAAGCATGCGGTCAACCAGCTCAAGGACGGCCACCTCGAAGAGCGCCTGCCGGCGATGGGCAGCCACGAACTGGACGAGCTGGCCCGCGGCATCAACCGCATGGCCGAAACCCTGCACAACGCCCATGAAGAGCTGCAGCACAGCATCGACCAAGCCACCGAAGACGTGCGCCAGAACCTCGAAACCATCGAAATCCAGAACATCGAGCTGGACATGGCGCGCAAGGAAGCCCTTGAGGCCAGCCGCATCAAGTCGGAGTTCCTGGCCAACATGAGCCACGAGATCCGCACCCCGCTCAACGGCATCCTCGGCTTTACCCACTTGCTGCAGAAAAGCGAGCTGACTCCGCGCCAGCTCGATTACCTGAATACGATCGAAAAATCCGCTGACAACCTGCTTGGCATCATCAACGAGATTCTCGACTTCTCCAAGATCGAGGCCGGCAAGCTGGTGCTCGACAGCATCCCGTTCAACCTGCGCGACCTGGTACAGGACACACTGACCATCCTCGCCCCCGCCGCCCACGCCAAACAACTGGAGCTGCTCAGCCTGATCTACCGCGACACCCCGTCATCACTGGTGGGTGACCCGCTGCGGCTCAAGCAGATCCTCACCAACCTGGTAAGCAACGCCATCAAGTTCACCCGCGAGGGCACCATCGTCGTGCGGGCGATGCTTGAAGACGAACATGAAGACAGCGCACAACTGCGCATCAGCGTGCAGGACACCGGCATCGGCCTGTCGCCGCAGGATGTACGCACGCTGTTCCAGGCCTTCAGCCAGGCCGACAATTCGCTGGCCCGCCAACCCGGTGGCACCGGCCTGGGCCTGGTGATTTCCAAACGCCTGATCGAGCAGATGGGCGGTGAAATCGGCGTGGACAGCACCCCAGGCGAGGGTTCGCAGTTCTGGATCAGCCTGAGCTTGCCCAAGGCACACGACGATATCGAGGAACAACCCCTGCAACCCCTGCTGGGTCGGCGCGCCGCCATCGTCGACAGCCATGAGCTGGCCCGCCAGGCCCTGGAACACCAGCTTGAAGATTGCGGCCTGAGCGTGAGCCTGTTCTCGTCCTATGAACAGTTGCTGCAGGGTGTGCAGGCTGGCTTCCAGGCTGGCATGCCATTCGAGTTCGCCGTGCTTGGGGCAAACCTTGGCAACCTGACGCCAGAGCAACTGGGCCACTACCACCAGCAGCTGGAGCGCTACCACTGCCTGTGCGTGGTGCTGTGCCCGACTACCGAGCAAGCGCTGTATCACCCGTACCTGCCCAATGGCCACGGCCAGTTGCTGTCCAAGCCCACCTGCACCCGCAAATTGCGCCGCCTGTTGCTGGAGCTGGTGCAGCCACGCCGCTCGCAAGGCGAGCCTGCCTTGGGTCACAACGGCGAGCGCCAGCCGAAGGTGCTGTGCGTGGATGACAATGCAGCCAACCTGCTGCTGGTTCAAACCCTGCTGGAAGACCTCGGCGCCGAAGTGGTGGCTGTCGACAACGGTTATGCCGCTGTTCAGGTAGTGCAGAGCGAACCGTTTGACCTTGTGCTGATGGACGTGCAGATGCCGGGCATGGATGGCCGCGCCTGCACCGAGCAGATTCGCCTGTGGGAAAAGTCCCAAAGTGGCAGCCAACTGCCGATCGTCGCCCTCACCGCCCACGCCATGGCCAACGAGAAACGCTCCCTGCTGCACAGTGGCATGGACGACTACCTGACCAAGCCGATCAGCGAGCGGCAACTGGCCCAGGTGGTGATGAAATGGACCGGCCTTAGCCTTGGCGCACCGCTGGAGCGCCTGGACGAGCAACCGGTGGACGGCGAACTGCCGGTGCTAGACCCCGACGAAGGCCTGCGCCTAGCGGCCGGCAAACCGGATTTGGCCGCCGATATGCTGGCCATGTTGCTGGCGTCGCTGGACAGTGACCGCGAGGCGATCCGTGCGGCGCGTAACGCTGGCGACCGTGGCTCGTTGATCGAGCAGGTGCACCGGCTGAACGGGGCTTCGCGGTATTGCGGGGTGCCGCAGTTGCGGGCGGCGTGCCAGCGCAGTGAGACACTGCTCAAGCAGGAGCATCCGCAGGCGGGGCAGGCGCTGGATGAGCTGGATGGGGCGATCGGGCGGTTGGCGGCGCAGGCCAGGTTGAGTGCTTGA
- a CDS encoding HAMP domain-containing sensor histidine kinase, giving the protein MLDRHSLFWKLAILLVGFCLLMIGLSYTWGRHMETQNAFLAEPARQVLRDYAAEAEAAWRSGGRAGLDRWVTSMHQREHGWVGVLDLNLRPLDSATLGPEIMQRLTRLRGVDWPMSRRSVDQPWVRIPFPGAPEQGMLVIELPERFNPGKYQLYWRIVTNGIIPGLFTLLLCVGLYRMLIVPLNQLREQANAWRADQLAARLDSRTIARHDELGELARAFDQMAERLQGTVALQQQMLRDLSHEMRTPLSRLRVACDGETDIARLRDRLTREVDCMQQLVENTLQLAWQDAERAPMNLEPIQVHALWDVLAEDAGYESGWSPERLRCELPANCWVQGNLNHLAQALENMLRNAVRHSPENGQVRLGGQREGSYWSLWLEDEGGGVAEQDLERIFAPFSRLDGSRPGDGGFGLGLSIARSAIQRQGGTLWAENGRKGLRLCMRLPIHVPALPRDKPAPPTPKQASYSQQL; this is encoded by the coding sequence ATGCTCGACCGCCATTCGCTGTTCTGGAAGCTGGCCATTCTGTTGGTGGGCTTCTGCCTTTTGATGATCGGCCTGAGCTACACCTGGGGCCGCCACATGGAAACCCAGAATGCCTTCCTCGCCGAACCTGCCCGCCAGGTGTTGCGCGACTATGCCGCTGAAGCCGAGGCTGCCTGGCGCAGCGGCGGGCGCGCCGGGCTGGACCGCTGGGTAACTTCCATGCACCAGCGTGAGCACGGCTGGGTGGGTGTGCTCGACCTTAACCTTCGCCCGTTGGACAGTGCCACCCTTGGCCCCGAAATCATGCAGCGGCTTACCCGCCTGCGTGGCGTCGACTGGCCCATGAGCCGGCGCAGCGTAGACCAGCCCTGGGTGCGCATCCCGTTCCCGGGCGCGCCGGAGCAGGGCATGCTGGTGATCGAGCTGCCCGAGCGCTTCAACCCCGGCAAATATCAACTGTACTGGCGAATCGTCACCAACGGCATCATCCCCGGCCTGTTCACCCTGCTGCTTTGCGTGGGCCTGTACCGCATGCTGATCGTGCCACTCAACCAGTTGCGCGAGCAGGCCAACGCCTGGCGCGCCGACCAGCTTGCGGCGCGGCTGGACTCACGCACCATCGCCCGCCATGACGAACTGGGCGAACTGGCCCGCGCCTTTGACCAGATGGCCGAGCGCCTGCAGGGCACGGTTGCCCTGCAGCAACAGATGCTGCGTGACCTGTCCCATGAAATGCGTACGCCGCTCAGCCGGCTGCGGGTGGCCTGTGACGGTGAAACCGACATTGCGCGCCTGCGCGATCGGCTTACCCGGGAGGTGGACTGCATGCAGCAACTGGTGGAGAACACCTTGCAACTTGCCTGGCAGGATGCCGAACGGGCACCGATGAACCTGGAGCCCATTCAGGTTCATGCGTTGTGGGATGTACTGGCTGAAGATGCCGGTTATGAAAGTGGCTGGTCGCCTGAAAGGCTGCGCTGTGAACTGCCAGCCAACTGCTGGGTGCAAGGCAACCTCAATCACTTGGCTCAGGCGCTGGAGAACATGCTGCGCAACGCGGTGCGCCATTCGCCGGAAAACGGCCAGGTGCGCCTGGGCGGGCAACGTGAGGGCAGCTACTGGTCGCTCTGGCTGGAAGACGAAGGTGGCGGCGTGGCGGAGCAAGACCTGGAGCGCATCTTTGCGCCATTCTCCCGCCTTGACGGGTCGCGGCCCGGCGATGGTGGATTTGGCCTGGGGTTGAGCATCGCGCGCAGTGCAATCCAGCGCCAGGGCGGCACATTGTGGGCCGAGAATGGCAGGAAGGGGCTGCGGTTGTGCATGCGATTGCCGATTCATGTGCCGGCACTGCCGCGTGACAAGCCCGCGCCACCCACCCCGAAGCAAGCAAGTTATAGCCAGCAGCTATAA
- a CDS encoding DUF2058 domain-containing protein, with protein sequence MSLSLRDQLLKAGLVNQKQVSQTNKAEKKQKRLEHKGQVEVDDSQQRLAKEAMAEKAKRDQELNRQQQEKAEQKARAAQIKQLIEATRLPKLNTEDYYNFVDDKKVKRIAVNALMRTKLSNGALAVVSYGGGYEVIPREAAVKIQERDAGRILLLNTHVEEADEDDPYAAYKIPDDLMW encoded by the coding sequence ATGAGTCTTTCCCTTCGCGACCAATTGCTCAAGGCCGGTCTGGTCAACCAGAAACAGGTCTCCCAGACCAACAAGGCCGAGAAAAAACAGAAACGCCTGGAGCATAAAGGCCAGGTCGAAGTCGATGACAGCCAGCAGCGTCTGGCCAAGGAAGCCATGGCCGAGAAGGCCAAGCGTGACCAGGAGCTGAACCGCCAGCAGCAGGAAAAGGCCGAGCAGAAGGCCCGTGCCGCGCAGATCAAGCAGTTGATCGAAGCGACCCGCCTGCCCAAGCTCAACACCGAGGACTACTACAACTTCGTCGACGACAAGAAGGTCAAGCGCATCGCCGTCAACGCCCTGATGCGCACCAAGCTGAGCAACGGTGCACTGGCGGTCGTGTCGTATGGCGGTGGTTATGAAGTGATCCCGCGTGAGGCGGCGGTGAAGATCCAGGAGCGTGATGCCGGGCGTATCCTGCTGCTCAACACCCATGTCGAGGAAGCGGATGAGGACGACCCGTACGCGGCCTACAAGATCCCGGATGATCTGATGTGGTAA
- the mazG gene encoding nucleoside triphosphate pyrophosphohydrolase produces MTYTLDDLLHLMARLRDPQYGCPWDLKQNWASIVPHTIEEAYEVADTIERGDFEHLQGELGDLLFQVVYYSQLAREEGRFEFDGVVDSITRKLIRRHPHVFPTGELYAPVDTPKLSEGQVKSRWEEIKAEERAEKSTPEQLSLLDDVPTALPALSRAAKLQKRAATVGFDWPEALPVLDKVREELDEVLQAMADGDAEALEDEVGDLLFAAVNLARHLKQDPENALRRANRKFERRFRFIEQALRDSGRPIEDCNLDELDALWGEAKRQEKNLPSCG; encoded by the coding sequence ATGACCTACACCCTCGACGACCTGCTCCACCTCATGGCCCGCCTGCGCGACCCGCAATATGGCTGCCCATGGGACCTCAAGCAAAATTGGGCCAGCATCGTCCCGCACACCATCGAAGAAGCCTACGAAGTGGCCGACACCATCGAACGTGGTGACTTCGAACACCTGCAGGGCGAACTGGGCGACTTGCTGTTCCAGGTGGTCTACTACAGCCAGCTGGCCCGCGAAGAAGGCCGCTTCGAATTCGACGGCGTGGTCGACAGCATCACCCGCAAGCTTATCCGTCGGCACCCTCACGTATTCCCTACCGGCGAGTTGTACGCGCCTGTCGACACCCCCAAGCTCAGCGAGGGCCAGGTCAAGTCGCGCTGGGAGGAAATCAAAGCCGAGGAACGCGCCGAAAAAAGCACGCCTGAACAGCTTTCGCTGCTAGATGACGTACCCACGGCATTGCCTGCCTTGTCACGAGCAGCCAAACTGCAAAAACGCGCGGCCACCGTCGGTTTTGACTGGCCCGAAGCATTGCCGGTACTGGACAAGGTGCGCGAGGAACTCGACGAAGTGCTGCAAGCGATGGCCGACGGCGATGCCGAGGCCCTTGAAGACGAAGTCGGCGACCTGCTGTTCGCTGCCGTCAACCTGGCCCGTCACCTCAAGCAAGACCCGGAAAATGCCCTGCGCCGTGCCAATCGCAAGTTCGAGCGGCGTTTCCGCTTTATCGAACAGGCATTGCGCGACAGCGGTCGGCCGATTGAAGATTGTAACCTTGACGAGCTGGACGCCCTGTGGGGCGAAGCCAAGCGTCAGGAAAAGAACCTGCCCAGCTGCGGCTGA
- a CDS encoding response regulator transcription factor, with product MNPVAIQSSSILAIEDDPVLGAYLHEELQRGGFHVTWCRNGLEGLETAGRQAFDVVLMDILLPGLNGLDALAQLRRRSTTPVILMSALGAEADRITGFQRGADDYLPKPFSMAELQVRIEAILRRVALERRHQPPAEAAPGVLHFDEGVCDVSLDGQQAGMTPSEYRLFDILNRNLDEVLSKPFLYQQVLQRGYSRHDRSLDMHVSQIRRKLKGIGYHERQIRTVWGKGYVLSAGEAE from the coding sequence ATGAATCCCGTAGCTATTCAGTCATCCAGTATCCTCGCCATCGAGGACGATCCGGTTCTCGGCGCCTACCTGCACGAAGAGCTGCAGCGTGGCGGCTTTCATGTGACCTGGTGCCGCAACGGCCTCGAAGGCCTGGAAACAGCGGGTCGGCAGGCGTTCGATGTTGTGCTGATGGATATCCTGCTGCCCGGCCTCAATGGCCTGGACGCCTTGGCCCAACTGCGCAGGCGCAGCACCACGCCGGTCATCCTCATGTCGGCGCTTGGCGCCGAAGCCGACCGTATCACGGGCTTCCAGCGCGGTGCCGACGATTACCTGCCCAAGCCCTTCAGCATGGCCGAGCTGCAGGTGCGTATCGAAGCGATCCTGCGCCGTGTTGCCCTGGAGCGCCGCCATCAGCCGCCCGCCGAGGCTGCCCCGGGCGTGCTGCATTTCGATGAAGGGGTGTGCGATGTCAGCCTGGATGGCCAGCAGGCTGGGATGACGCCCAGCGAGTATCGTTTGTTCGACATTCTCAACCGCAACCTGGACGAGGTACTGAGTAAACCGTTCCTGTACCAGCAGGTGCTGCAGCGTGGCTATTCGCGCCACGACCGCAGCCTGGACATGCACGTCAGCCAGATCCGCCGCAAGCTCAAGGGCATCGGTTACCACGAGCGGCAGATTCGCACCGTGTGGGGCAAGGGATACGTGCTCAGCGCCGGCGAGGCGGAATAA
- the cysM gene encoding cysteine synthase CysM: MTLQYPTIADCVGNTPLVRLQRIAGETSNTLLLKLEGNNPAGSVKDRPALSMITRAELRNQIKPGDTLIEATSGNTGIALAMAAAIKGYKMILIMPDNSTAERKAAMTAYGAELILVTKEEGMEGARDLAEKLQAEGRGLVLDQFANGDNPIAHYNSTGPEIWQQTQGTITHFISSMGTTGTIMGCSQYLKEQNPAVQIVGLQPMEGSAIPGIRRWPEEYLPKIFDATRVDRVVDMSQQEAEDTTRRLAREEGIFCGVSSGGAVAAMLRLSREVENAVMVAIICDRGDRYLSTGLFDPS; encoded by the coding sequence ATGACCTTGCAGTACCCAACCATCGCCGATTGCGTCGGCAATACGCCCCTGGTTCGCCTGCAGCGCATCGCTGGAGAAACCAGCAACACCCTCCTGCTCAAGCTCGAAGGTAACAATCCCGCCGGCTCGGTAAAAGACCGTCCGGCCCTGTCGATGATCACCCGTGCCGAGTTGCGCAACCAGATCAAGCCCGGCGACACGCTGATCGAAGCCACCTCCGGCAACACCGGCATTGCCCTGGCCATGGCGGCAGCGATCAAGGGTTACAAGATGATCCTGATCATGCCCGACAACTCCACCGCCGAGCGCAAGGCCGCCATGACTGCCTACGGCGCCGAGTTGATTCTGGTGACCAAGGAAGAGGGCATGGAAGGCGCCCGCGACCTGGCCGAGAAGCTGCAGGCCGAAGGCCGTGGCCTGGTGCTCGACCAGTTCGCCAATGGCGACAACCCGATTGCCCACTACAACAGCACCGGCCCGGAAATCTGGCAGCAGACCCAGGGCACCATTACCCATTTCATCAGTTCCATGGGCACCACCGGTACCATCATGGGCTGCTCGCAGTACCTCAAGGAGCAGAACCCGGCAGTGCAGATCGTCGGCCTGCAGCCGATGGAAGGCTCGGCCATTCCGGGCATCCGCCGCTGGCCTGAGGAATACTTGCCGAAGATCTTCGACGCCACCCGCGTCGACCGCGTGGTCGACATGTCTCAGCAGGAAGCCGAAGACACCACCCGCCGCCTTGCCCGTGAAGAGGGCATTTTCTGTGGCGTGTCTTCCGGTGGTGCGGTGGCGGCGATGTTGCGTCTGTCCCGTGAAGTGGAAAACGCTGTAATGGTCGCTATCATCTGCGACCGAGGCGACCGTTACCTTTCCACCGGCCTGTTCGATCCGAGTTAA